A part of Candidatus Bathyanammoxibius amoris genomic DNA contains:
- the infA gene encoding translation initiation factor IF-1, translating to MAKEEPIRVEAVVKESLPNAMFRVELPNGHKILAHVSGKMRMHFIRILPGDKVTIEMSPYDLDRGRIIYRQP from the coding sequence ATGGCTAAAGAGGAGCCTATAAGGGTAGAAGCAGTCGTAAAAGAATCTCTCCCGAACGCTATGTTCAGGGTAGAATTGCCGAACGGACATAAGATTCTGGCACATGTCTCTGGCAAGATGAGGATGCATTTCATACGAATCCTGCCGGGCGACAAAGTAACCATAGAGATGTCACCGTATGACCTGGATAGAGGGAGAATAATTTACCGTCAGCCCTAG
- the map gene encoding type I methionyl aminopeptidase, translating into MIECKSARQIERMREAGRIVAGALHLARELAKAGVTTDFLDVELDEYVQRHNGRAVFKGYRGFPRSICTSINEEVVHGIPGSRELSEGDVLSVDIGVEYKKYMADAAVSLIIGQNSPGTESLLRVCEESLYRAIKTIRSGTKLSHVAACIQEHAEANGYSVVRDYTGHGIGRDMHEDPQVPNYVSDSLLARDVTLLTGTTLAIEPMICEGSAETEVLDNKWTVVTKDRKLSAHFEHTVVVTDTGCEVLTRE; encoded by the coding sequence ATGATAGAGTGCAAGAGCGCCAGACAGATAGAGAGGATGAGGGAGGCCGGGAGGATAGTTGCCGGGGCACTGCATCTTGCAAGAGAGCTGGCGAAGGCTGGAGTTACTACGGATTTTCTGGACGTGGAATTAGACGAATATGTCCAACGGCACAACGGCAGGGCGGTATTTAAGGGCTACAGGGGCTTTCCAAGGAGCATATGCACCTCCATCAATGAAGAGGTGGTGCATGGTATACCGGGTTCGAGAGAACTTAGCGAAGGCGACGTCCTGAGCGTTGATATAGGCGTGGAATACAAGAAATATATGGCGGATGCGGCGGTGTCGTTAATTATAGGGCAGAACTCACCCGGTACGGAGAGTCTCTTACGGGTATGTGAAGAGTCCCTGTACAGGGCGATAAAGACGATAAGGTCCGGCACAAAACTCTCTCATGTCGCCGCCTGCATACAGGAGCATGCAGAGGCAAACGGGTATTCTGTGGTAAGGGATTATACCGGGCATGGGATCGGAAGGGACATGCACGAAGACCCTCAGGTGCCGAATTATGTGAGTGATTCCCTGCTGGCCAGAGACGTGACACTGCTTACGGGCACCACTTTGGCCATCGAGCCTATGATATGTGAGGGCAGTGCCGAGACGGAGGTGCTGGACAACAAGTGGACGGTTGTCACAAAAGACCGTAAGCTCTCGGCCCATTTCGAACATACCGTGGTGGTTACTGATACGGGTTGTGAGGTACTTACAAGGGAATAA